One Cicer arietinum cultivar CDC Frontier isolate Library 1 chromosome 8, Cicar.CDCFrontier_v2.0, whole genome shotgun sequence DNA segment encodes these proteins:
- the LOC101490366 gene encoding carboxylesterase 1-like translates to MVFQKSTMTLFSLSIAFTFLTYLLTLSQTQLSPKPCNDPYKQLNLILNPNGTITRPNKSPETPPSLDPTLPILSKDLIINQSKHTWARIYLPRKALDQNPKNRFPLVIFFHGGGFIFLSAASTIFHDFCFNMANDVVAVVASIEYRLAPEHRLPAAYEDAVEALHWIKSNQDDWFKGLKNYVDYSNVFLMGSSAGGNIAYNAGLRVAARDDEFSKMIKGIILVQPYFGGTHRTNSEIKLANDSHLSLCNNDMMWELSLPIGVDRDHEYCNPTVGDSVLKLENIRRLGWFVLVTDCDGDPLVDRSIGLVSLMEKKGVRVVGHFTRGDYHGVQDRDPLKAKELFVVIKSFFGSLFNYTIE, encoded by the exons ATGGTTTTCCAAAAATCAACCATGACCCTCTTTTCATTATCAATTGCATTTACCTTCTTAACTTACCTCTTAACCTTATCCCAAACACAATTATCTCCAAAACCATGCAACGATCCCTACAAACAACTCAACCTTATTCTTAATCCAAACGGCACAATCACACGCCCAAATAAATCACCAGAAACCCCTCCCTCACTAGATCCCACTCTCCCAATTCTCTCTAAAGATCTTATCATCAACCAATCAAAACACACGTGGGCTAGGATCTACCTACCCCGCAAAGCACTGGATCAAAACCCCAAGAACCGTTTTCCGCTTGTGATTTTTTTCCACGGTGGCGGATTTATTTTCCTAAGTGCGGCCTCAACTATTTTtcatgatttttgttttaacatgGCAAACGACGTCGTTGCGGTTGTTGCGTCTATAGAGTACCGTCTCGCACCAGAACATAGACTCCCAGCTGCATACGAAGATGCGGTGGAGGCGCTGCACTGGATAAAATCTAACCAAGATGATTGGTTTAAGG GACTTAAAAATTATGTCGATTATTCCAATGTTTTTCTTATGGGGAGTAGTGCGGGTGGGAATATAGCGTACAACGCGGGTCTACGTGTAGCTGCACGCGATGATGAATTTTCTAAGATGATCAAAGGGATAATATTAGTTCAACCTTATTTTGGTGGAACCCACAGGACGAATTCGGAAATTAAACTTGCTAATGATTCTCATTTGTCGTTGTGTAATAATGATATGATGTGGGAATTGTCGTTACCTATTGGAGTTGACCGTGATCATGAGTATTGTAATCCAACGGTGGGAGATAGTGTTTTGAAATTGGAAAACATCAGACGGCTTGGATGGTTTGTGTTGGTTACTGATTGTGATGGTGACCCACTTGTGGACCGTTCGATTGGCTTGGTGAGTTTGATGGAAAAAAAGGGTGTGAGAGTTGTGGGACATTTTACAAGAGGAGATTATCATGGTGTGCAAGATCGTGATCCATTGAAAGCTAAGGAACTCTTTGTTgtaattaaaagtttttttgGGTCTCTGTTTAATTATACAATAGAATGA